One genomic region from Bradyrhizobium icense encodes:
- a CDS encoding metallophosphoesterase family protein, translating into MTDTFTLAHLSDPHLPPLPAARLRDLAGKRALGYFNWTRNRHKYHRREVLDALVADMQAHRPDHIAVTGDLVNLALEAEFTPAQAWLESVGTPQQVTVVPGNHDAYVRATRHHFAGHFEQYLRGDAGADGTPFPFLRRRGPLALIGISSAVPTLPLMATGRLGRAQLDALDRQLAQLSPDEAFRVLLVHHPLESSSRMKRLTDSKALRAVLKRRGAELVLHGHDHIHSTMWLEGAGHQIPAVGVPSASALAHRHYPAAAYNLFSITRDGGKWRCVQTVRGIDADFRVKQIKQATLL; encoded by the coding sequence ATGACCGATACCTTCACGCTGGCGCATCTGTCGGACCCGCATCTGCCGCCGCTGCCCGCGGCGCGGCTGCGCGATCTCGCGGGCAAGCGTGCACTCGGCTATTTCAACTGGACCCGCAACCGCCACAAATATCACCGCCGCGAGGTGTTGGACGCGCTGGTTGCCGACATGCAGGCGCACCGGCCGGACCACATCGCGGTGACCGGCGATCTCGTCAATTTGGCGCTGGAGGCGGAATTCACCCCGGCCCAGGCCTGGCTCGAAAGCGTCGGCACGCCGCAACAGGTGACTGTCGTTCCCGGCAATCACGACGCCTATGTGCGGGCGACGCGGCATCATTTCGCAGGCCACTTCGAGCAATATCTGCGCGGCGATGCCGGGGCGGACGGTACGCCGTTTCCTTTTCTGCGCCGGCGCGGTCCGCTGGCGCTGATCGGGATCTCCTCGGCGGTGCCGACGCTGCCATTGATGGCAACCGGCCGGCTCGGCCGCGCGCAGCTCGATGCGCTCGACCGCCAGCTTGCCCAGTTGTCGCCGGACGAGGCGTTCCGGGTGCTGCTGGTCCATCACCCCTTGGAATCGAGTTCGCGGATGAAGCGGCTGACCGACTCGAAGGCGCTGCGCGCCGTGCTGAAGCGGCGCGGCGCCGAACTGGTCCTGCACGGCCATGACCACATCCATTCGACGATGTGGCTTGAAGGCGCCGGCCACCAGATCCCCGCGGTCGGCGTGCCCTCGGCATCGGCGCTGGCGCACCGGCATTATCCGGCTGCTGCCTACAACCTGTTTTCGATCACGCGCGACGGCGGCAAATGGCGCTGCGTGCAGACCGTGCGCGGCATCGATGCCGACTTCCGTGTCAAGCAGATCAAGCAGGCGACGCTGCTTTAG
- a CDS encoding cytochrome c, with protein sequence MPGFTSRMMTALACLAVPLLGAGGSAAQALDPEQQRSKAMLENLCGRCHAVGKTDRSPNPLAPPFHNFGEKLYDTDMVQRLQDGLTTIHPEMPTFRFNRHEAAAAVNYLRSIQRSR encoded by the coding sequence ATGCCCGGCTTTACCTCGCGAATGATGACGGCGTTAGCCTGTCTCGCGGTGCCACTGCTTGGCGCCGGCGGCAGCGCCGCGCAGGCGCTCGATCCGGAGCAGCAGCGCAGCAAGGCGATGCTGGAAAATCTCTGCGGTCGATGTCATGCCGTAGGTAAAACGGACCGGAGTCCGAACCCGCTCGCTCCGCCATTCCACAACTTTGGGGAAAAACTTTACGATACCGACATGGTGCAGCGGCTGCAGGACGGGCTCACCACGATCCATCCTGAGATGCCGACCTTCCGCTTCAACCGGCATGAGGCCGCGGCCGCAGTGAATTATCTCCGGTCCATTCAGCGCAGCAGATGA
- a CDS encoding isocitrate lyase — protein sequence MNYQPRGISDQAIQGPASYLSEIGAAEALLKTNPTWNGVTAEAVARMRLQNRFKTGLDIARYTAALMRSDMAAYDADPTKYTQSLGCWHGFIAQQKLISVKKHFGKTDRRYLYLSGWMIAALRSEFGPLPDQSMHEKTSVPALIEELYTFLRQADSRELNDIFRALDAARKEGDKANEKALIEKIDNFQTHVVPVIADIDAGFGNAEATYLLAKKMIEAGACALQIENQVSDEKQCGHQDGKVTVPHEVFLAKIRACRHAFLELGVEDGIVVTRTDSLGAGLTQQIAVSHKPGDLGDQYNSFLDCEEVTAATARNGDVIINRDGKMMRPKRLASNLYQFRAGTGEDRCVLDCITSLQNGADLLWIETEKPHIEQIAKMVDRIREVVPNAKLAYNNSPSFNWTLNFRWQVYDAMKEAGKDVSKYNRADLMKPEYDDTPLAIEADERIRTFQADSAKRAGIFHHLITLPTYHTAALSTDNLAREYFGEQGMLGYVKNVQRQEIRQGIACVKHQNMAGSDIGDDHKEYFAGEAALKAGGAHNTMNQFG from the coding sequence ATGAACTACCAGCCACGCGGGATCAGTGACCAGGCTATCCAGGGACCGGCTTCCTATCTGAGCGAGATCGGCGCTGCTGAGGCCCTCCTCAAGACCAACCCGACCTGGAACGGCGTCACCGCCGAAGCCGTGGCGCGCATGCGTCTGCAGAACCGTTTCAAGACCGGCCTGGACATCGCCCGGTATACCGCGGCGCTGATGCGCAGCGACATGGCTGCCTATGACGCCGATCCCACCAAGTACACCCAGTCGCTCGGTTGCTGGCATGGCTTCATCGCGCAGCAGAAGCTGATTTCGGTCAAGAAGCATTTCGGCAAGACCGATCGCCGCTATCTGTATCTCTCCGGCTGGATGATCGCAGCACTTCGTTCGGAGTTCGGACCGCTTCCTGATCAGTCGATGCACGAGAAGACTTCGGTGCCGGCGCTGATCGAAGAGCTCTACACCTTCCTGCGTCAGGCGGATTCCCGTGAGCTCAACGATATCTTCCGCGCGCTCGACGCGGCCCGCAAGGAAGGCGACAAGGCGAACGAAAAGGCGCTGATCGAAAAGATCGACAACTTCCAGACCCATGTCGTGCCTGTCATCGCCGACATCGACGCCGGCTTCGGCAATGCCGAGGCAACCTACCTGCTCGCCAAGAAGATGATCGAGGCGGGTGCGTGCGCCCTGCAGATCGAAAATCAGGTCTCCGACGAAAAGCAGTGCGGCCACCAGGACGGCAAGGTGACCGTGCCGCACGAGGTGTTCCTGGCGAAGATCCGGGCCTGCCGCCATGCCTTCCTCGAACTGGGCGTCGAAGACGGCATCGTCGTGACCCGTACCGACTCGCTGGGTGCCGGTCTCACGCAGCAGATCGCCGTTAGCCACAAGCCCGGCGACCTCGGCGATCAGTACAACAGCTTCCTGGATTGCGAGGAAGTGACAGCCGCCACGGCCCGGAATGGCGATGTCATCATCAACCGCGACGGCAAGATGATGCGTCCGAAGCGGCTTGCCAGCAACCTCTATCAGTTCCGTGCCGGCACGGGCGAAGATCGCTGCGTGCTGGACTGCATCACCTCGCTGCAGAACGGTGCCGACCTCTTGTGGATCGAGACCGAGAAGCCGCATATCGAGCAGATCGCCAAGATGGTTGACCGCATCCGCGAGGTGGTTCCGAACGCGAAGCTGGCCTACAACAATTCGCCTTCGTTCAACTGGACGCTGAACTTCCGTTGGCAGGTGTACGACGCGATGAAGGAAGCCGGCAAGGATGTCAGCAAGTACAATCGAGCCGACCTGATGAAGCCGGAATACGACGATACGCCGCTGGCCATCGAAGCCGACGAGCGCATCCGCACCTTCCAGGCCGATTCAGCAAAGCGTGCCGGCATCTTCCATCATCTGATCACGTTGCCGACCTATCACACGGCAGCTCTGTCGACTGATAATCTCGCGAGGGAGTATTTCGGCGAGCAGGGCATGCTGGGCTATGTGAAGAATGTTCAGCGCCAGGAGATCCGTCAGGGTATCGCCTGCGTCAAGCATCAGAACATGGCCGGCTCCGACATCGGCGACGATCACAAGGAGTATTTCGCCGGTGAAGCCGCTCTGAAGGCGGGCGGCGCCCACAACACGATGAACCAGTTCGGCTAA
- a CDS encoding VOC family protein, protein MTDQNPPTASPFRSIRAVDYTVIFVRDMAAMRRFYEGILRFPLTRELSAGWIEYQIGGNTLALARPSRTAKDAPTPSGSASLQLAFKVAADDVDRCAEELLWHGVDLQEPPTNQPFGHRTLFFRDPDGNLLEVYAEI, encoded by the coding sequence GTGACCGATCAGAACCCACCCACCGCTTCCCCCTTCCGCTCCATCCGCGCCGTCGACTACACCGTCATCTTCGTGCGCGACATGGCGGCGATGCGCCGGTTCTATGAGGGCATCCTGCGCTTTCCGCTGACGCGCGAATTGTCGGCGGGCTGGATCGAATATCAGATCGGCGGCAACACGCTCGCGCTGGCGCGGCCGAGCCGGACGGCGAAGGATGCGCCGACGCCTTCGGGCAGCGCTTCGCTGCAGCTTGCCTTCAAGGTCGCCGCTGATGATGTCGATCGCTGCGCCGAGGAACTGCTGTGGCACGGCGTCGATCTGCAGGAGCCGCCGACCAACCAGCCGTTCGGCCATCGCACGCTGTTCTTCAGGGACCCGGACGGAAACCTGCTGGAGGTATATGCGGAGATTTGA
- a CDS encoding (2Fe-2S)-binding protein — protein sequence MAKVHVTTSINGEPMEFLCEPSDTMLDALRGPLALTGSKEGCASGDCGACSITVDDRLVCSCLMLAVESEGHEIRTIEGLAQGEKLHPLQQKFLEMAALQCGICTSGMLVASDALLKKNPDPSEEEVRFWLAGNLCRCTGYDKIVRAVMETAAEMRAQ from the coding sequence ATGGCCAAAGTTCACGTCACCACGTCAATCAACGGCGAGCCGATGGAATTTCTGTGCGAGCCATCAGACACCATGCTCGACGCGCTGCGCGGGCCGCTGGCGCTGACCGGATCCAAGGAAGGCTGCGCCTCGGGCGACTGCGGCGCCTGCTCGATCACGGTCGACGATCGCCTGGTCTGTTCCTGCCTGATGCTCGCGGTGGAATCCGAGGGCCACGAGATCAGGACCATCGAGGGCCTGGCGCAGGGCGAGAAGCTGCATCCGCTGCAGCAGAAATTTCTGGAAATGGCCGCGCTTCAGTGCGGCATCTGCACGTCGGGCATGCTGGTCGCCTCCGATGCGCTGCTGAAGAAAAATCCGGACCCGAGCGAGGAGGAAGTCCGCTTCTGGCTCGCCGGCAACCTCTGCCGCTGCACCGGCTATGACAAGATCGTCCGCGCGGTGATGGAAACCGCTGCCGAAATGCGCGCGCAATAA
- a CDS encoding DinB family protein, with protein sequence MNDVLPYRAMAHNNAWANHRLLTACLGLSQDEFAAKRTGFFPSLRATLNHILIIDHFYVDAMEGGTLGPAAFADQEPCATVAALKEAQAAVDRRLLNVVEALDAAGLQRIVSVHRGTSIQRERMDRLLLHLFQHQVHHRGQAHAMLSGTSVNPPQLDEFFAVGEAPLRAAEFAELGWSEERVWGELDR encoded by the coding sequence ATGAATGATGTGCTTCCCTACCGCGCCATGGCGCACAACAACGCCTGGGCAAACCACCGGCTGCTCACCGCTTGTCTCGGGCTATCGCAGGATGAATTCGCCGCGAAGCGAACCGGCTTCTTTCCGAGCCTGCGCGCCACACTCAATCACATCCTGATCATCGACCACTTCTACGTCGATGCGATGGAAGGCGGCACGCTCGGTCCCGCCGCCTTTGCGGATCAGGAACCTTGCGCAACGGTCGCCGCGCTGAAGGAAGCGCAGGCCGCGGTCGATCGACGTTTGCTCAATGTCGTCGAAGCGCTCGACGCCGCCGGATTGCAGCGTATCGTCTCAGTGCATCGCGGCACCTCCATCCAGCGTGAGCGGATGGACCGTCTGCTTCTGCATTTATTCCAGCACCAGGTGCATCATCGCGGCCAGGCCCACGCCATGCTCAGCGGCACCTCGGTGAACCCGCCGCAACTCGACGAGTTTTTCGCGGTGGGTGAAGCGCCGCTACGGGCAGCGGAATTCGCGGAGTTGGGTTGGAGCGAGGAGAGGGTCTGGGGCGAGTTGGATCGCTGA
- a CDS encoding glycosyltransferase family 2 protein: MTGPALRIAVLVPCFNEEAAVATVISDFRKALPTAQIFVYDNNSRDRTVEVARAAGAIVRSERRQGKGHVVRRMFADIDADAYVLVDGDATYDAPSASRMIDALVNEHLDMVVGFRVDQSVAAYRPGHRTGNWMLTNFLSTVFGQAFKDILSGYRVFSRRFVKSFPVLSDGFEIETELSVHALELALPAVEIETPYYARPEGSFSKLNTWRDGFRILGTILKLYRSEKPLRFFTAIGTFLMLVSIGLAIPILITYLEEGIVPRLPTAVLSTGLMIVAVLSMSSGLVLDTVTRGRREMKLLAYLSQPAISRD; this comes from the coding sequence ATGACGGGACCGGCGCTGCGGATCGCGGTTCTGGTGCCGTGCTTCAATGAGGAAGCCGCGGTCGCCACCGTGATCTCCGATTTCCGCAAGGCGCTGCCGACAGCTCAGATTTTCGTCTACGACAACAATTCCAGGGACCGCACCGTCGAGGTCGCGCGCGCGGCCGGCGCCATCGTGCGCAGCGAGCGCCGCCAGGGCAAGGGCCATGTGGTGCGGCGCATGTTCGCCGACATCGATGCCGACGCCTATGTACTGGTCGATGGCGACGCCACCTATGACGCGCCGAGCGCGTCGCGCATGATCGATGCGCTGGTCAACGAACACCTCGACATGGTGGTGGGCTTTCGCGTCGACCAGTCGGTCGCGGCCTACCGTCCCGGCCACCGCACCGGCAACTGGATGCTGACGAACTTCCTTTCCACCGTCTTCGGCCAGGCGTTCAAGGATATCCTTTCCGGCTACCGCGTGTTCTCGCGCCGCTTCGTCAAGTCCTTTCCGGTGCTGTCAGACGGTTTCGAGATCGAAACCGAACTTAGCGTGCACGCGCTCGAACTGGCGCTGCCGGCGGTGGAAATCGAGACGCCTTATTATGCCCGCCCCGAAGGATCGTTCAGCAAGCTGAACACCTGGCGGGACGGCTTCCGGATTCTCGGCACCATCCTGAAACTGTACCGTTCGGAGAAGCCGCTGCGGTTCTTCACCGCCATCGGTACCTTCCTGATGCTGGTCTCGATCGGGCTGGCGATCCCCATCCTAATCACCTATCTCGAAGAGGGCATCGTGCCGCGGTTGCCGACGGCGGTGCTATCGACGGGCCTGATGATCGTTGCGGTGCTGTCGATGTCCTCGGGGCTGGTACTGGACACCGTAACGCGCGGCCGCCGCGAAATGAAGCTTTTGGCCTATTTGTCCCAGCCCGCTATCAGCAGGGATTGA
- a CDS encoding DUF4170 domain-containing protein yields MTKGSNFWVIGGEFGSMNFHKLVEGSAQVRGPFKTRKEAEECWKEVSEESRHKAGVRFSIVEEPSRVSA; encoded by the coding sequence ATGACCAAAGGCAGCAATTTCTGGGTGATCGGCGGCGAGTTCGGTTCGATGAACTTCCACAAGCTCGTCGAAGGCTCGGCCCAGGTCAGAGGCCCGTTCAAGACCCGCAAGGAAGCGGAAGAGTGCTGGAAGGAGGTCTCGGAAGAGAGCCGCCACAAGGCCGGCGTACGCTTCTCGATCGTCGAAGAGCCCTCGCGCGTCTCGGCCTGA
- a CDS encoding helix-turn-helix domain-containing protein — protein sequence MATEAGKKLFVGPRFRRIRQQLGLSQTQIAEGLGISPSYINLIERNQRPVTAQILLRLAETYDLDLRDLATADEDRFFAELNEIFSDPLFRQIDLPKQELRDLAELCPGVTHSLQRLYAAYTEARRGETLVAAQMADRDEGARFEANPIERVRDLIEANRNYFPELEQAAENLRDELHASAEELFAALAARLREKHSIVTRIMPVDVMRETLRRFDRHRRQLLISELVDGSGRAFQLALQIGLAECSASIDAIVNRAGPLDDTPRRLYRITLANYFAAAVMMPYQPFHTAAENLNYDVHVLAQRFNAGFEQVCHRLTTLQRPNARGVPFFLLRVDNAGNVSKRFSSGTFPFSKFGGTCPLWNVHSTFDTPDRLLKQVIELPDGTRYFSIAQMVRRPVAPHPQPQPRFAIGLGCEIRHASKLVYAAGMDLEKAEGTPIGVNCRLCERENCSQRAEPPITRTLILDENTRRVSSFAFSNAREL from the coding sequence ATGGCCACCGAAGCCGGAAAGAAGCTGTTCGTCGGCCCCCGTTTCCGGCGAATCCGGCAGCAGCTTGGGCTGTCGCAGACCCAGATCGCCGAGGGGCTCGGGATTTCGCCGAGCTACATCAACCTGATCGAGCGGAACCAGCGCCCGGTGACGGCGCAGATCCTGCTGCGGCTGGCGGAGACCTATGACCTCGATCTGCGCGACCTCGCCACCGCCGACGAGGACCGCTTCTTTGCGGAACTGAACGAGATTTTCTCCGATCCGCTGTTCCGCCAGATCGACCTGCCGAAACAGGAACTTCGCGACCTCGCCGAGCTCTGCCCGGGCGTGACCCACTCCCTGCAGCGCCTCTACGCCGCCTATACCGAGGCCCGCCGCGGCGAGACGCTGGTGGCGGCGCAGATGGCTGACCGCGACGAGGGCGCCCGCTTCGAGGCCAACCCGATCGAGCGCGTGCGCGACCTGATCGAAGCCAATCGCAACTACTTTCCCGAGCTCGAACAGGCCGCGGAAAATTTGCGCGACGAACTCCACGCCTCCGCCGAGGAGCTGTTTGCCGCGCTCGCGGCGCGGCTGCGCGAAAAGCACTCGATCGTGACCCGCATCATGCCGGTCGACGTGATGCGCGAGACGCTGCGGCGGTTCGACCGCCATCGCCGGCAGCTTCTGATCTCCGAACTGGTCGACGGCTCGGGCCGGGCCTTCCAGCTCGCGCTGCAGATCGGCCTCGCCGAATGCAGCGCATCCATCGACGCCATCGTCAACCGTGCCGGCCCGCTCGACGACACGCCGCGCCGGCTCTACCGCATTACGCTGGCGAACTACTTCGCCGCCGCCGTCATGATGCCCTATCAGCCATTCCACACCGCGGCAGAGAATCTGAACTACGACGTTCACGTGCTGGCGCAGCGCTTCAATGCCGGCTTCGAGCAGGTCTGTCACCGCCTCACCACGCTGCAACGGCCGAACGCGCGCGGCGTGCCGTTCTTCCTGCTGCGGGTCGACAATGCCGGCAACGTCTCCAAACGATTCTCCTCCGGCACGTTTCCGTTCTCGAAATTCGGCGGCACCTGCCCGCTGTGGAATGTGCATTCGACCTTCGACACGCCGGACCGCCTGCTCAAGCAGGTGATCGAACTGCCCGACGGCACGCGCTATTTCTCGATTGCGCAGATGGTGCGCCGACCGGTCGCCCCGCACCCGCAACCGCAGCCGCGCTTTGCCATCGGTCTGGGCTGCGAAATTCGCCATGCGTCGAAGCTGGTCTATGCCGCCGGGATGGACCTGGAGAAGGCCGAGGGCACGCCGATCGGCGTCAACTGCCGGCTCTGCGAGCGCGAAAACTGCAGCCAGCGCGCCGAGCCGCCGATCACGCGGACGTTGATTTTGGACGAAAACACGCGGCGGGTATCGTCGTTCGCGTTTTCGAATGCGCGGGAGTTGTGA
- a CDS encoding FAD binding domain-containing protein, whose translation MTELRYLAPGTLDEAVGAFAKAGGAARILAGGTDLLVQMRSGALKPGLIVDIKKIPEMTAIEQTADGGFRIGAAVSGMALSEHETFGKIWPGVLEAVNLIGSKQVQGRASAGGNLCNGSPAGDSVPAMVAAGAIVTVQGPDGRREMKVEDVPAGPGRTNLKPGEVLVSFTLPPRPPGSSDAYLRMIPRTEMDIAVVGCGVSLTMKDGTVTAARVGLGAVAPTVLLVEDAAKALIGSKLDDAALAQAAAACSAACRPIDDKRGTIAYRTKVAGVLLKRTAVISAQRATGK comes from the coding sequence ATGACGGAACTCCGATATCTGGCGCCTGGCACGCTTGACGAAGCGGTCGGTGCATTTGCGAAAGCCGGCGGCGCCGCGCGCATTCTGGCCGGCGGCACCGATCTTCTGGTGCAGATGCGGTCTGGCGCGCTCAAGCCCGGCCTGATCGTCGACATCAAGAAGATCCCAGAGATGACCGCGATCGAACAGACAGCCGACGGCGGCTTTCGCATCGGCGCCGCCGTCTCCGGCATGGCGCTCTCGGAACACGAGACGTTCGGCAAGATCTGGCCCGGCGTGCTCGAGGCGGTCAACCTGATCGGTTCCAAGCAGGTGCAGGGCCGGGCGTCCGCCGGCGGCAATCTCTGCAACGGCTCGCCCGCCGGCGACAGCGTGCCGGCGATGGTCGCAGCTGGCGCCATCGTTACCGTGCAGGGCCCGGACGGCCGTCGCGAGATGAAGGTGGAGGACGTCCCCGCCGGTCCCGGCCGCACCAATTTGAAGCCCGGCGAGGTCCTCGTCAGTTTCACGCTGCCGCCGCGTCCGCCCGGATCGAGCGATGCTTACCTGCGCATGATACCGCGCACCGAAATGGACATCGCCGTGGTCGGCTGCGGTGTCAGCCTCACCATGAAGGACGGCACCGTCACCGCCGCCCGCGTCGGCCTCGGCGCGGTCGCGCCAACTGTGCTGCTGGTGGAAGACGCCGCGAAAGCGCTGATCGGCTCCAAGCTCGACGACGCCGCGCTGGCGCAGGCGGCCGCGGCCTGCTCCGCCGCCTGCCGCCCGATCGACGACAAGCGCGGCACCATCGCCTATCGCACCAAGGTGGCCGGCGTGCTGCTCAAGCGCACCGCCGTGATATCAGCCCAACGCGCTACAGGAAAATAA
- a CDS encoding xanthine dehydrogenase family protein molybdopterin-binding subunit: MNLVTNNKWIGQRTIRPDGMDKVTGRAQFAADTTMPGQIWGKVLRSPHPHARIRSIDTSKAEKLPGVKAVVTSKDIVDFPIEKGAVMLGIQDMRWMCRNVMARDKALFPGHPVAAVAATTEAIAAEACKLIEVDYEVLPWAIEIDDALKSDAPILHEFNKFDGKPSNIVGRLEHKKGDIEQGFKKADIVIERTFTTRPVHQGYIEPHACLISVAPDGKTTIWSSSQGQFMVRAMTAYLTGIPQSDIRAIPAEIGGGFGGKTIVYLEPLATLLAKKSGRPVKMVMTREEVMRATGPTSGSKSTVKIGATKDGRIVAAHGTFYLQAGAFPGSPIRGAAGCSLTPYDIPNLLSEGYDVCSNRSKVAAYRAPGAPIGAYAVECVLDEVAEALKMDPLDFRLKNAAKEGTKAAHGPVFPRIGYIETVEAAKASPHYAAPLGDGHGKLRGRGTASGFWFNAGGESSAQVNITEDGNVVVTTGHPDIGGSRAGIANICAELLGIDYRRVSVIIGDTQTVGFSNLTGGSRVLFASAMVVTQSTEKIIQTLRERAAKIWEIDPEAVKWENGAAHPVSPNAGQFEPLTLEELAEKAPAMGGPIGAGVQLNTQGADGGFGTHVCDVEIDVDLGIARVIRYTAVQDVGRAIHPGYVEGQLQGGVAQGIGWALNEEYIYTKEGKVDNPGFLDYRMPVCSDLPMIDCIMVEIPNPKHPQGVKGVGEVPLVPVMAAVANAIYNALGKRFYALPMSPPKVLEKLEGPMQQAAE; the protein is encoded by the coding sequence ATGAACCTCGTCACCAACAACAAGTGGATCGGCCAGCGCACCATCCGTCCCGACGGCATGGACAAGGTGACCGGCCGCGCCCAGTTTGCCGCCGATACCACCATGCCAGGCCAGATCTGGGGCAAGGTTTTGCGCAGCCCGCATCCGCATGCGCGCATCCGATCAATCGACACCTCGAAGGCGGAGAAACTGCCGGGCGTGAAGGCCGTCGTCACTTCGAAAGACATCGTCGATTTCCCGATCGAGAAGGGCGCTGTCATGCTCGGCATCCAGGACATGCGCTGGATGTGCCGCAACGTGATGGCGCGCGACAAGGCGCTGTTCCCCGGCCACCCCGTCGCGGCCGTCGCCGCGACCACGGAAGCGATCGCTGCCGAAGCCTGCAAGCTGATCGAGGTCGATTACGAGGTGCTGCCTTGGGCGATCGAGATCGACGATGCGCTGAAATCAGATGCACCGATCCTGCACGAGTTCAACAAGTTCGACGGCAAGCCCTCCAACATCGTCGGCCGGCTCGAGCACAAGAAGGGCGACATCGAGCAAGGCTTCAAGAAGGCCGACATCGTCATCGAGCGCACCTTCACCACGCGCCCGGTGCACCAGGGCTATATCGAGCCGCATGCCTGCCTGATTTCGGTCGCGCCAGACGGCAAGACCACGATCTGGAGCTCGAGCCAGGGCCAGTTCATGGTGCGCGCGATGACGGCCTATCTCACCGGCATCCCGCAGAGCGACATCCGCGCCATCCCCGCCGAGATCGGCGGCGGCTTCGGCGGCAAGACCATCGTCTATCTCGAACCGCTCGCGACGCTGCTCGCGAAAAAGTCCGGCCGCCCGGTGAAGATGGTGATGACGCGCGAGGAGGTGATGCGCGCGACCGGCCCCACCTCAGGCTCGAAGAGCACGGTGAAGATCGGCGCCACGAAAGACGGCAGGATCGTCGCCGCGCACGGCACCTTCTACCTGCAGGCCGGCGCCTTCCCGGGCTCGCCGATCCGCGGCGCCGCCGGCTGCAGCCTCACGCCCTACGACATTCCGAACCTGCTCTCGGAAGGCTACGATGTCTGCTCCAACCGTTCCAAGGTCGCCGCCTATCGCGCGCCGGGCGCGCCGATCGGCGCCTATGCGGTGGAATGCGTGCTCGATGAAGTCGCGGAAGCCTTGAAGATGGACCCGCTCGACTTCCGCCTGAAGAACGCCGCCAAGGAAGGGACGAAAGCCGCGCACGGCCCGGTGTTCCCGCGCATCGGCTATATCGAGACGGTGGAAGCCGCCAAAGCCTCGCCGCATTACGCCGCGCCGCTCGGCGATGGCCACGGCAAGCTTCGCGGCAGGGGCACAGCTTCCGGCTTCTGGTTCAACGCCGGCGGCGAATCCTCCGCGCAGGTCAACATCACCGAGGACGGCAACGTCGTCGTCACGACAGGGCACCCTGACATTGGCGGCTCGCGCGCCGGCATCGCCAACATCTGCGCCGAGCTGCTCGGCATCGACTACCGCCGCGTCTCCGTCATCATCGGCGACACGCAAACCGTCGGTTTCTCCAACCTCACCGGCGGCAGCCGCGTGCTGTTTGCCTCGGCGATGGTGGTGACGCAGTCGACCGAAAAGATCATCCAGACGCTGCGCGAGCGCGCGGCCAAGATCTGGGAGATCGATCCCGAGGCGGTGAAGTGGGAGAACGGCGCGGCGCATCCGGTGAGCCCGAACGCCGGCCAGTTCGAGCCGCTGACGCTGGAAGAACTGGCCGAGAAGGCGCCGGCGATGGGCGGACCCATCGGGGCCGGCGTGCAGCTCAACACCCAAGGCGCCGACGGCGGTTTCGGCACGCATGTCTGCGACGTCGAGATCGACGTCGATCTCGGCATCGCTCGCGTGATTCGCTACACCGCCGTGCAGGATGTCGGCCGCGCCATTCACCCCGGCTATGTCGAGGGCCAGCTCCAGGGCGGCGTCGCGCAAGGCATCGGCTGGGCGCTGAACGAGGAATATATCTACACGAAGGAGGGCAAGGTCGATAACCCCGGCTTCCTCGACTACCGCATGCCGGTTTGCTCGGACCTGCCGATGATCGACTGCATCATGGTCGAGATCCCGAACCCAAAACACCCGCAAGGCGTCAAGGGCGTCGGCGAAGTGCCGCTGGTGCCCGTGATGGCCGCGGTGGCGAACGCGATCTACAACGCGCTCGGCAAGCGGTTCTATGCCCTGCCGATGTCACCGCCGAAGGTGCTGGAGAAGCTGGAAGGCCCGATGCAGCAGGCGGCGGAGTAG
- a CDS encoding NUDIX domain-containing protein, with protein sequence MTVLQHLRKRLEPQLRQAFHLYWRMARGMTLGVRGVVLDGDDKVFLVRHSYVTGWHLPGGGVEVGETFLEALRRELVEEGRIELTGEPVLHGLFFNGHVSRRDHVAVYVVRQFRQDRLPEPNHEIVECGFYAAGALPAGTTRGTRLRIAEVLDGVAPVATWR encoded by the coding sequence GTGACGGTGCTGCAGCACTTGCGAAAACGTCTGGAGCCGCAATTGCGGCAGGCCTTTCACCTCTATTGGCGGATGGCCCGCGGCATGACGCTCGGGGTTCGCGGCGTCGTGCTCGACGGCGACGACAAGGTGTTCCTGGTCAGGCACAGCTATGTCACGGGCTGGCACCTGCCGGGCGGCGGCGTCGAGGTCGGCGAGACGTTCCTCGAAGCGCTGCGGCGGGAGCTGGTGGAGGAGGGGCGGATCGAATTGACCGGAGAGCCGGTCCTGCACGGCCTGTTCTTCAACGGCCACGTCTCCCGCCGCGACCATGTCGCGGTCTATGTGGTCAGGCAGTTTCGGCAGGACCGCCTGCCGGAGCCCAACCACGAGATCGTGGAGTGCGGGTTCTATGCGGCAGGGGCGCTGCCGGCAGGGACGACCAGAGGAACGCGGTTGCGGATCGCGGAAGTTCTCGATGGCGTGGCTCCAGTAGCGACCTGGCGCTAG